A part of Paenibacillus sp. sptzw28 genomic DNA contains:
- a CDS encoding lytic transglycosylase domain-containing protein has product MSIDPRIMRTLLQLQWMPGLNLDGSSQNMLSTGTDNGSSLFGDMLQQLLSESSGLLQPGGETEAMTDTASAAQLFKQPLPYFPSIQNTGEVPAGDSSSYDSYINEAASKFGIDPTLIRAVIHTESSFNPNSVSSAGAKGLMQLMDATARGLGVTNSFDPKQNIEGGARFLSYLMRKYEGNEQAALAAYNAGPGRVDRAGIRTDADVAEKLESLPSETRRYIEKVLNAKAMYAV; this is encoded by the coding sequence ATGAGCATCGACCCACGCATTATGAGAACGCTGCTCCAGCTGCAGTGGATGCCCGGTCTCAATTTGGACGGCAGCAGCCAGAACATGCTTTCAACGGGTACTGACAACGGGTCCTCATTGTTCGGCGATATGCTTCAGCAGCTTCTATCGGAATCAAGCGGGCTTCTTCAACCCGGCGGCGAAACGGAAGCCATGACAGATACGGCATCCGCAGCGCAATTATTCAAGCAGCCGCTGCCTTATTTTCCGTCAATCCAGAACACCGGTGAAGTTCCCGCGGGCGATTCCTCGTCCTATGATTCCTACATAAACGAAGCCGCTTCGAAATTCGGAATCGATCCCACATTGATCAGGGCCGTGATCCATACCGAATCTTCCTTTAATCCGAATTCCGTATCTTCGGCCGGGGCCAAAGGGCTCATGCAGTTGATGGATGCGACAGCCCGCGGACTTGGTGTGACGAACTCTTTCGATCCTAAGCAAAATATTGAGGGCGGCGCACGTTTTCTGTCCTACCTGATGCGTAAATACGAAGGCAACGAGCAGGCTGCTCTCGCCGCATACAATGCCGGTCCCGGCCGGGTCGACAGGGCGGGTATCCGGACGGATGCAGACGTCGCGGAGAAGCTTGAATCGCTGCCTTCAGAAACACGGCGGTACATTGAGAAAGTGTTAAACGCCAAGGCGATGTACGCAGTTTAA
- a CDS encoding YpuI family protein — protein sequence MPSTNVKPLSESTRDKLKHAIGHLETFLNQHALPQLVAEDQGNEAELFYKGLLSDLRHLLVFSEVAYEKLGVAIRRPNFDNDFAERALYEAYHQCVNAFFYPKNECYSEDGRYAYTGQDAIRFRRKPVGEARDTVLTVSKVFEELRDDLSYYESDYMTQRRMQGQK from the coding sequence ATGCCATCGACAAACGTGAAACCGCTGAGCGAGTCGACAAGGGACAAGTTAAAACATGCTATTGGGCACCTGGAGACTTTTTTAAACCAGCATGCGCTTCCACAGCTTGTAGCTGAAGACCAAGGGAATGAAGCGGAGCTTTTCTATAAAGGATTGCTGTCTGACCTTCGCCATCTGCTCGTTTTCTCGGAAGTCGCTTACGAAAAATTGGGTGTAGCGATCAGACGCCCCAATTTCGACAACGATTTCGCGGAACGCGCACTTTATGAAGCATACCATCAGTGTGTGAATGCGTTTTTCTATCCGAAAAACGAATGTTACTCCGAGGACGGCCGTTATGCCTACACCGGGCAGGACGCGATCCGATTCCGCAGAAAACCGGTCGGTGAAGCCCGCGATACGGTTCTCACGGTTTCCAAAGTGTTCGAGGAACTTCGCGATGATTTATCTTACTACGAGAGCGACTACATGACGCAGCGCCGCATGCAGGGCCAAAAATAA
- a CDS encoding DUF4190 domain-containing protein — protein MRRNMGHHQKHSADDVSKTHQSLELDSRPYNAEMAAEIAPPTAAGRQDRSRRLRNDAVQETRSAGVATGWSALVLAVMSWFIWPVLLGVSAAVVGYIAFRQGARVLGIWSITLGLIAMLSYLVLIPVYYAIT, from the coding sequence ATGAGGCGCAATATGGGACACCATCAGAAGCATTCGGCGGATGATGTTTCAAAAACGCACCAATCTCTGGAACTCGACAGCCGTCCTTACAACGCAGAGATGGCTGCCGAGATCGCACCACCGACTGCTGCCGGCAGGCAAGACCGCTCGCGACGGCTGCGTAACGACGCCGTACAAGAGACCCGTTCCGCAGGTGTCGCGACAGGCTGGTCGGCTCTCGTTCTCGCTGTGATGTCCTGGTTTATATGGCCTGTGCTGCTTGGTGTGTCTGCAGCGGTCGTAGGGTACATCGCATTTCGCCAAGGGGCGAGGGTTCTTGGAATCTGGTCCATTACATTAGGCTTGATCGCTATGCTTTCGTATCTTGTGCTCATACCCGTTTATTACGCTATCACGTAG
- the typA gene encoding translational GTPase TypA, protein MLARENLRNIAIIAHVDHGKTTLVDKLLQQSGTFRDNEAVQERAMDSNDLERERGITILAKNTAITYKDYLINIVDTPGHADFGGEVERIMKMVDGVLLVVDAFEGCMPQTKFVLRKALESQLTPIVVLNKIDRPNASPTEVVDEVLDLFIELGASDEQLDFPVVYASALMGTSSLDVDKQDDNMQALYETIIEHIPSPTESVDESLQFLVTLLDYNEYLGRIAVGRVNRGKIRQGQSVAVINREGVTKQARIEKLFGFQGLKRIEVEEAGAGDIVAIAGIKEINIGETIADPANPEALPVLKIDEPTLQMTFLVNNSPFAGREGKWVTSRKLRDRLFKELETDVALRVEETDSPDAFVVSGRGELHLGILIENMRREGYEMQVSKPEVIIKEIDGTKMEPYERLLIDVPEESTGAVMESLGTRKAEMVNMINNGTGQVRLEFIIPARGLIGYRTNFLTLTRGYGIMNHAFDSYGPLAGQSVGGRHQGVLVASENGTSTFYGMLGVEDRGLLFLEPGTEVYEGMIVGEHNRDSDIIVNICKEKQLTNIRSATKDETVRLKTPVLFSLEQALEYLNDDEYCEVTPKSIRLRKKILNKSERERADKQRKTAQAGV, encoded by the coding sequence ATGCTAGCAAGAGAAAATTTACGCAACATCGCGATTATTGCACACGTTGACCATGGTAAAACAACGCTCGTCGACAAATTGCTGCAGCAATCCGGAACGTTCCGGGACAACGAAGCGGTGCAGGAACGCGCTATGGATTCGAACGATTTGGAACGGGAGCGCGGCATTACGATTCTGGCAAAAAATACGGCGATCACTTACAAAGACTATCTCATTAATATTGTCGATACGCCGGGTCACGCCGACTTTGGCGGCGAAGTGGAGCGGATTATGAAAATGGTTGACGGCGTTCTGCTAGTCGTTGACGCATTCGAAGGATGTATGCCGCAAACCAAATTCGTTTTACGCAAGGCACTCGAAAGCCAGCTTACACCTATCGTAGTTCTAAACAAAATCGACCGCCCGAATGCAAGCCCTACCGAGGTGGTAGACGAAGTGCTCGATTTATTCATCGAGCTTGGAGCCAGCGATGAGCAGCTCGACTTCCCGGTCGTGTATGCATCGGCTTTAATGGGAACTTCGAGTCTCGATGTCGACAAGCAGGACGATAACATGCAGGCGCTGTATGAAACGATTATCGAGCATATACCGTCGCCTACCGAGAGCGTTGACGAATCACTTCAGTTCCTGGTTACTCTGCTCGATTATAATGAATACTTGGGCCGTATCGCCGTTGGCCGTGTAAACCGCGGTAAAATTCGTCAAGGCCAGTCCGTGGCGGTAATCAACCGGGAAGGCGTAACGAAGCAGGCCCGTATCGAGAAGCTGTTCGGTTTCCAAGGTTTGAAGCGTATAGAGGTTGAAGAAGCGGGCGCGGGAGATATCGTGGCGATTGCCGGCATCAAAGAGATCAATATCGGGGAGACCATCGCCGATCCTGCTAATCCGGAAGCACTTCCTGTGCTCAAAATCGATGAGCCGACATTGCAAATGACGTTCCTGGTTAACAACAGTCCGTTCGCCGGGCGCGAAGGTAAATGGGTAACGTCCCGTAAACTTAGGGACCGCTTGTTCAAGGAACTGGAGACGGATGTGGCGCTGCGCGTTGAAGAAACCGACAGCCCCGACGCTTTCGTAGTATCCGGACGCGGTGAGCTCCACTTGGGCATCCTAATTGAGAACATGCGCCGTGAAGGCTATGAAATGCAAGTATCCAAGCCTGAGGTTATTATCAAAGAAATCGACGGAACCAAAATGGAACCCTACGAGCGCCTTCTTATCGACGTTCCGGAAGAAAGCACCGGCGCCGTAATGGAAAGCCTTGGTACGCGTAAAGCCGAGATGGTTAACATGATCAATAACGGTACGGGACAGGTCCGCTTGGAATTTATCATTCCGGCGCGAGGTCTGATCGGCTACCGTACGAATTTCTTGACACTGACCCGCGGCTATGGAATTATGAACCACGCGTTCGACAGCTATGGTCCGCTTGCGGGACAATCGGTCGGCGGCCGTCATCAAGGCGTACTCGTCGCCAGCGAGAATGGAACTTCGACGTTTTACGGTATGCTGGGTGTGGAAGACCGTGGTCTGCTGTTCCTGGAGCCGGGAACGGAAGTTTATGAGGGAATGATCGTTGGAGAGCATAACCGCGACAGCGACATCATCGTCAACATTTGTAAGGAGAAGCAGCTGACCAACATCCGTTCTGCTACGAAGGATGAAACCGTCCGTTTGAAAACGCCGGTGCTCTTCTCGCTCGAACAGGCGCTCGAATATTTGAACGACGATGAATATTGCGAAGTAACGCCGAAGTCGATCCGTCTCCGTAAAAAAATATTGAACAAAAGCGAGCGGGAGCGTGCGGATAAACAGAGGAAGACAGCTCAAGCGGGCGTATAA
- a CDS encoding S8 family peptidase has protein sequence MRRKLLGWSAVVAAAVFLIPLMPWFGAPDNVNRPADQTRTMSVNQEHVMKMQTVKRDMEATALLCRTECARNFHKLMSKSTAHPTANGAENELSHMMKMHKQMVYVLWKRGGKTLTKGNMPSAESKPLHQHLAAAKASLKTGKAYSSPSFQTGNHRYVIITVPDQRKPGEGIVGILLQDIVAQVEHHQRRNLRVIPYPAEGNYRIESAAPNSTKDITVKSGEDNGNASHYRINEVVVRFQQPPSEADINRMKKDLSAISVRKLGYTYVFRSAKMEAETMMHYFRTSWSPQYVEPHYLYMTNDVTPIIPNDALYSQYQWNLPSIETEKGWNLTKGSDKVLIAVLDTGVQADHPDLKGKLEKGTNIMTEGDAPDDDVGHGTHVAGIIAASVNNGEGVAGLSWYNKILPVKVLDSSGAGSTYSVAQGIIWATDHGAKVINMSLGNYAQAEFLHDAIRYAYDRGVVLVAASGNDNTDRPGYPAAYPEVFAVASTDADGSRSSFSNYGDYIDVAAPGASIASTYPGSQYAALSGTSMASPHVAALAGLIRSINPDLTNVEVMDIMRKSARDLGAAGKDNNFGYGQIDIVKALEMARRSDVSLLRFPEQVKQRLEQIADKYEVNAADGAK, from the coding sequence ATGAGACGCAAATTGCTCGGCTGGTCCGCCGTGGTGGCGGCCGCCGTTTTTCTCATTCCGCTCATGCCCTGGTTCGGCGCGCCGGATAACGTCAACAGACCCGCCGATCAGACCCGCACAATGTCCGTAAACCAGGAACATGTGATGAAAATGCAAACGGTCAAACGCGATATGGAGGCAACTGCTCTGTTATGCAGGACCGAATGCGCGAGAAATTTTCACAAGCTGATGTCGAAGTCAACCGCCCACCCTACCGCCAACGGAGCGGAAAACGAGCTAAGCCATATGATGAAGATGCATAAGCAAATGGTTTATGTCCTTTGGAAGCGAGGGGGGAAAACCTTGACCAAAGGAAATATGCCGTCAGCCGAAAGCAAGCCGCTGCATCAGCATCTGGCCGCCGCCAAAGCAAGTTTAAAAACAGGTAAAGCCTATTCATCTCCCTCGTTTCAGACAGGTAATCACCGTTATGTCATTATAACGGTTCCCGATCAGCGTAAACCAGGAGAAGGCATAGTCGGCATTCTGCTTCAGGATATCGTCGCACAGGTCGAGCACCATCAGCGCCGCAATCTCCGCGTAATACCGTATCCGGCTGAAGGCAATTACAGAATCGAATCCGCAGCGCCTAACAGCACGAAGGATATCACGGTCAAATCCGGTGAAGACAACGGTAATGCCAGCCACTACCGCATCAATGAAGTGGTTGTCAGATTTCAGCAGCCGCCGAGCGAGGCGGATATAAACCGGATGAAGAAAGATTTATCAGCTATTTCGGTTAGAAAGCTCGGCTATACGTATGTGTTCCGTTCGGCAAAAATGGAAGCGGAGACGATGATGCATTACTTCCGCACGTCTTGGAGCCCCCAGTACGTAGAGCCGCATTATTTGTATATGACGAATGATGTGACCCCGATAATTCCCAATGACGCGCTTTATTCGCAGTATCAGTGGAATTTGCCGTCAATTGAAACCGAGAAGGGCTGGAACCTAACGAAAGGCAGCGATAAAGTGCTGATTGCGGTGCTCGATACCGGGGTTCAGGCCGACCATCCGGATTTAAAGGGCAAGCTGGAGAAAGGAACGAATATTATGACCGAAGGCGATGCGCCCGACGATGATGTCGGCCACGGAACGCATGTAGCAGGCATCATTGCAGCCTCCGTCAATAATGGCGAGGGAGTGGCCGGTCTGTCCTGGTACAATAAAATCCTGCCGGTTAAAGTGCTTGACAGCAGCGGAGCGGGCTCGACTTATTCCGTAGCGCAGGGGATCATATGGGCAACCGACCATGGAGCCAAAGTCATTAATATGAGTTTGGGCAATTACGCGCAGGCAGAGTTTCTGCATGATGCGATAAGGTATGCTTATGACCGCGGCGTCGTGCTTGTAGCCGCGAGCGGAAACGACAATACGGATCGGCCCGGTTATCCTGCAGCATATCCGGAGGTATTCGCCGTAGCGTCTACCGATGCCGACGGCTCCAGATCCTCCTTCTCGAACTATGGCGACTACATTGACGTAGCGGCGCCCGGAGCAAGTATTGCCAGCACCTATCCCGGCAGTCAATACGCGGCATTGTCTGGCACCTCAATGGCAAGTCCGCATGTAGCCGCTCTTGCGGGCTTGATCCGTTCGATCAATCCGGACCTGACCAATGTTGAGGTCATGGATATTATGCGTAAATCTGCCCGGGATCTTGGAGCCGCCGGGAAAGACAATAATTTCGGATACGGGCAGATCGATATTGTCAAAGCGCTGGAAATGGCCCGGAGGTCTGATGTTTCGCTGCTGCGGTTTCCGGAGCAGGTCAAACAACGTTTGGAGCAAATTGCCGATAAGTATGAGGTCAATGCAGCAGACGGGGCCAAATAA
- a CDS encoding YlaH-like family protein has translation MQNWFHAHPFVTYFLILGLTIYIFNAVFRVGRLPILKEILVHLVMAAGSWVLWLLQYDKLPIIQCMSVAVIMMLMLRGRQLYDKWKTKGKSRETAADPGGKANG, from the coding sequence ATGCAAAACTGGTTCCACGCCCATCCCTTCGTTACGTATTTTTTGATTTTGGGCTTGACTATTTATATCTTTAACGCCGTATTCCGCGTTGGGCGCCTGCCGATTCTCAAAGAGATTCTGGTCCATCTGGTAATGGCCGCCGGATCGTGGGTTTTATGGCTGCTCCAGTACGACAAGCTGCCGATCATTCAATGCATGTCCGTCGCCGTCATCATGATGCTGATGCTTCGCGGCCGTCAATTGTACGACAAGTGGAAGACTAAAGGGAAAAGTCGTGAAACTGCGGCTGATCCGGGCGGCAAAGCTAACGGCTGA
- the thiI gene encoding tRNA uracil 4-sulfurtransferase ThiI, with product MTPDIILIRFGEYTIKGRNRGQFEKRMVEQVRRVLAPFPGVKINRTYGRIYVTLNHEPYSPIADVLKDVFGIGSFSPVKRVANELEVILGTALDVMKSLAREPETFKVSVRRVEKSFPYDSQQMNQLVGAHVLRAIPALKVNVKEPEVELRVEIQPEGTYIFSEVVQAAGGFPFATNGKAMLMLSGGIDSPVAGYLSMRKGLEIEAVHFHSYPFTSEQAKEKVIELTRRLSHFSGAPIRLHLVPFTDIQTALAGCNQDHLIITLMRRSMLRITERIAIQSGALGIITGDSLGQVASQTLSSMNVIGRTVELPLLRPLIMMDKNDIIRTAVQIGTYETSILPYEDCCTLFVPKSPSTNPNLNVVRKVESFVPGLEEMIQAAVFATEILEISPEHKSAAEKAGSDDWF from the coding sequence ATGACGCCGGATATAATCTTGATTCGCTTTGGCGAGTATACGATAAAAGGCCGCAACCGCGGTCAATTCGAGAAAAGAATGGTAGAACAGGTGAGAAGGGTGCTTGCCCCGTTTCCGGGCGTCAAGATCAACCGCACTTACGGCCGGATCTATGTTACCTTAAATCATGAGCCTTACAGCCCTATTGCAGACGTCCTGAAGGACGTATTCGGCATCGGGTCTTTCAGTCCGGTCAAGCGTGTGGCGAATGAACTGGAAGTCATACTGGGCACTGCTCTGGACGTTATGAAATCGCTTGCGAGGGAGCCTGAAACGTTCAAGGTTTCCGTTCGCCGGGTAGAGAAATCGTTTCCTTACGATTCTCAGCAAATGAACCAGCTTGTCGGGGCGCATGTACTGCGGGCCATACCCGCTTTGAAGGTCAATGTAAAGGAGCCGGAGGTGGAGCTGCGCGTGGAGATCCAGCCTGAAGGCACTTATATCTTCAGCGAGGTGGTGCAGGCGGCAGGGGGCTTTCCGTTCGCTACAAACGGTAAAGCGATGCTGATGCTCTCCGGTGGGATCGACAGCCCTGTAGCCGGATATCTGTCGATGCGGAAAGGGCTTGAAATCGAAGCCGTGCACTTCCACAGCTACCCGTTTACCAGCGAGCAGGCCAAGGAAAAAGTCATCGAGCTGACCAGAAGGCTGTCACATTTCAGCGGCGCCCCGATTAGACTGCACCTGGTGCCGTTCACCGATATTCAGACGGCCCTTGCCGGATGCAATCAGGATCATTTGATCATTACGCTGATGAGACGCTCGATGCTCAGGATAACCGAGCGGATTGCCATACAATCGGGCGCCCTCGGGATCATAACCGGAGATAGTCTTGGTCAGGTCGCCAGCCAGACGCTGAGCAGTATGAATGTTATCGGCAGGACCGTAGAATTACCGCTGCTGCGGCCGCTTATTATGATGGACAAGAACGATATTATTCGCACTGCGGTGCAAATCGGAACTTATGAGACCTCAATTCTGCCTTATGAGGATTGCTGTACCCTGTTTGTGCCGAAATCACCGAGCACTAATCCGAATTTGAACGTGGTTCGGAAAGTGGAATCCTTTGTTCCGGGATTGGAGGAAATGATCCAAGCCGCCGTCTTCGCAACGGAGATACTGGAAATCTCGCCGGAACATAAGTCCGCTGCCGAAAAGGCGGGCAGCGACGATTGGTTCTAA
- a CDS encoding TerC family protein gives MDSLIIFAEIIFINVLLSGDNAVVIALASQQLPPAQRRKAVWWGAAVAVGLRCLLTIVAIALLKVPFLQAAGAALLFLIAVKLVTDAAAHTSEMHDVRRATTLAGAIRTIVVADFVMSLDNVLAIAAVAEGEPVLILLGIALSIPMIIWGSQLLGSLLRKYPPLVYLGGGLLGYAAGEMMAHDPGITAIGLHSYPTVQQALPVLCIPLVIIVALLRLKR, from the coding sequence TTGGACAGCCTTATTATTTTTGCCGAAATTATTTTTATTAATGTTCTATTAAGCGGCGACAATGCCGTAGTCATTGCATTAGCCAGTCAACAGCTGCCGCCGGCTCAGCGGCGGAAGGCGGTTTGGTGGGGAGCTGCGGTCGCGGTGGGACTGCGCTGCTTGCTGACGATAGTAGCCATTGCGCTGCTGAAAGTCCCCTTTCTGCAGGCTGCAGGAGCGGCACTGCTGTTTCTGATCGCAGTTAAGCTTGTGACGGATGCTGCCGCGCATACCTCCGAAATGCACGATGTGCGCAGGGCCACTACGCTTGCGGGTGCGATCAGGACCATTGTCGTCGCCGACTTCGTGATGAGTCTGGATAATGTGCTTGCGATCGCGGCCGTTGCGGAAGGAGAGCCTGTTCTTATCCTGCTGGGAATTGCACTGAGCATTCCAATGATTATCTGGGGAAGCCAACTACTCGGATCGCTGCTGCGTAAATATCCGCCTCTGGTTTATTTGGGGGGAGGGCTGCTCGGCTATGCAGCCGGTGAAATGATGGCCCACGATCCCGGTATCACAGCAATAGGGCTGCACAGCTATCCGACTGTACAGCAGGCATTGCCGGTTTTATGCATCCCGCTTGTCATAATTGTGGCTTTACTTCGCCTTAAAAGATGA
- a CDS encoding cysteine desulfurase family protein: MYYFDHCASTPPHEEVIRTMAEVMAKHYANPSSLHRGGLEARQLLDRARTVIAGLFSTEPQEWIFTSGGTESNNLAVAGAAMAYANRGRHLITTAIEHPSVFDTFKRLEKEGFRVTYLMPDGGGVVSASDIEAALTGETTVVSVMHVNNEVGSIQPVKEIGSLLKARGRGPVFHVDGVQSVGKVPVDLSECGIDLFTASAHKVGGPRGVGLLYVREGVQLNSLLSGGLQEYGLRPGTENVAAIVSAAKAFRLAAGSLAVRSERMYALRSILVGAINEIPELSLNGSDFGRTAPHIVNFSYPGMKPEVFVHMLEKHNILASTKSACSSKDDKPSRVLEAMGAGRERASSGIRISFGDEHGEAELEYLCGTLRKVVQELKPLERKDK; this comes from the coding sequence ATGTATTATTTCGACCATTGCGCTTCTACGCCCCCTCATGAAGAGGTCATCCGCACGATGGCCGAAGTGATGGCAAAGCATTATGCGAACCCTTCCTCGCTGCACCGGGGCGGTTTGGAGGCCCGCCAATTGCTTGATAGGGCGAGAACGGTGATCGCCGGTCTGTTCAGTACAGAGCCGCAGGAGTGGATCTTCACCTCGGGCGGAACGGAGAGCAACAATCTGGCGGTTGCCGGCGCCGCCATGGCATACGCTAACCGAGGCAGGCATCTCATAACAACCGCTATCGAACACCCCTCTGTCTTCGATACCTTCAAGAGGCTGGAGAAGGAAGGCTTCCGGGTCACGTACCTGATGCCCGATGGCGGCGGCGTCGTGTCGGCAAGCGATATAGAAGCCGCTTTGACGGGCGAAACGACCGTTGTGAGCGTCATGCATGTAAACAATGAAGTCGGCTCCATCCAACCTGTAAAAGAAATCGGGAGCCTGCTGAAGGCTCGCGGCCGCGGCCCTGTGTTTCATGTCGACGGCGTACAGAGTGTGGGTAAAGTGCCGGTTGATTTGTCGGAATGCGGCATTGATTTGTTTACCGCTTCCGCACATAAGGTGGGTGGACCAAGGGGAGTCGGACTATTATATGTACGTGAAGGCGTACAGCTAAACTCGCTGCTCTCAGGCGGCTTGCAGGAGTATGGCCTGCGGCCAGGTACGGAGAATGTTGCGGCGATCGTCTCCGCGGCCAAGGCGTTTCGCCTGGCTGCCGGGAGCCTTGCCGTCCGCAGTGAGCGAATGTATGCATTGCGAAGCATTCTGGTCGGCGCAATCAATGAAATTCCCGAATTGTCGCTTAACGGAAGCGATTTCGGCCGAACGGCTCCGCACATCGTGAATTTTTCCTACCCCGGAATGAAGCCTGAGGTGTTCGTTCATATGCTCGAGAAGCATAATATCCTCGCGTCGACCAAATCGGCATGTTCGTCCAAGGACGATAAGCCCAGCCGTGTGCTGGAAGCTATGGGTGCAGGGAGGGAACGGGCGTCAAGCGGCATTCGGATCAGCTTCGGCGATGAGCACGGAGAGGCTGAGCTTGAATATTTGTGCGGGACGCTGCGGAAGGTTGTACAGGAGTTAAAGCCTCTCGAAAGAAAGGACAAGTGA
- a CDS encoding LCP family protein, with translation MSRSSLPPRSGSRSSKSINASKLRNGSGGQDRPKKGVYWFRRIMIVLLLLLVAAAGYLYYVYKQTLGEITTDADPSVVVPAGESVAVKPVAFMLLGFDTRKETGSLNTDVMMVAAFNPKTKKATVVSIPRDTRVALDGYNIRKANAYYAAFLASAKKDGLNKKDADQKAKQDLRKMFGRFLGIDINYTVTINFQGFIDVVDALGGIDVDVDMDMNYEDKADGTSIHLKKGPQHLNGDQALDFVRYRKSNDGTNMSSDFDRNKRESQVLGEITDKLKSFSGVPKIAGVIKAVGSNMRMDVPTAEAQNMIKTYFGISRNDITFIPLEGTWRSPYVRLDQDKLQSAKAALQANLAD, from the coding sequence ATGAGCAGATCTTCTTTACCCCCAAGATCCGGTTCGCGAAGCTCAAAATCAATTAATGCATCCAAGCTTCGGAACGGATCGGGCGGACAGGACCGCCCCAAGAAGGGCGTCTACTGGTTCCGCCGGATTATGATCGTCCTCCTGCTGCTGCTCGTGGCGGCGGCGGGCTACTTATACTACGTATATAAACAAACACTTGGTGAAATTACGACAGATGCCGATCCTTCGGTAGTTGTACCGGCCGGGGAATCGGTAGCGGTAAAACCCGTAGCGTTTATGCTGCTTGGCTTCGATACGCGCAAGGAGACGGGCAGCCTGAATACCGATGTTATGATGGTGGCCGCGTTCAACCCGAAGACCAAGAAGGCGACGGTCGTATCGATTCCCAGAGACACCAGGGTTGCTCTTGACGGATACAACATAAGAAAGGCTAACGCATACTACGCCGCTTTCCTCGCCAGCGCCAAGAAAGACGGGTTGAACAAAAAAGATGCGGATCAGAAAGCCAAGCAGGACCTCAGGAAAATGTTCGGACGATTTCTCGGTATCGACATTAACTATACAGTAACGATCAATTTCCAGGGGTTTATCGATGTTGTAGATGCTCTGGGAGGTATCGATGTTGATGTTGATATGGATATGAACTATGAAGACAAAGCCGACGGAACCAGTATCCATTTGAAAAAGGGACCTCAGCACTTAAACGGGGATCAGGCGCTGGACTTCGTCAGGTACCGCAAATCTAACGACGGCACCAATATGTCCAGTGATTTCGACCGGAACAAGAGGGAAAGCCAGGTCCTCGGGGAAATTACGGACAAACTGAAATCATTTTCAGGCGTCCCGAAGATCGCCGGCGTGATTAAAGCGGTAGGCAGCAATATGCGGATGGATGTTCCGACTGCCGAAGCCCAGAACATGATCAAAACCTATTTTGGCATCAGCCGCAATGATATTACTTTCATCCCGCTTGAAGGCACGTGGAGAAGCCCTTATGTACGGCTGGATCAAGATAAGCTGCAGTCAGCCAAAGCGGCGCTTCAAGCAAATCTGGCGGATTGA
- a CDS encoding TerC family protein has translation MEFFSLEFFSALVTIVFIDLILAGDNAIVIGLAARKLPKIQQNKAVIWGTVGAVGIRALATVLVVYLLDIPWLMLTGGILLLWIAYKLLVDESNHGDIKAGNTLWQSVRTIIIADAAMGVDNVIAVAGAAHGNITLVILGLIISIPIVVWGSTLFIKMIERFPWIVYVGSGVLAYTAAKMITHEPWIENFFAKSDLFRWSFMILVVIVIVVAGLWRNTAKSRKMAHEKSRETH, from the coding sequence ATGGAATTTTTTTCGCTGGAGTTTTTCTCGGCACTGGTCACGATTGTATTTATCGATCTGATCCTGGCCGGAGATAATGCGATCGTCATCGGATTGGCGGCCCGCAAGCTGCCGAAAATTCAACAAAACAAAGCAGTAATATGGGGAACCGTCGGGGCGGTCGGTATCCGGGCGCTGGCCACAGTGCTAGTGGTATATTTGCTCGACATTCCGTGGTTGATGTTAACAGGGGGCATACTGCTGCTCTGGATCGCTTACAAGCTGCTCGTTGATGAGAGCAATCACGGCGATATTAAAGCAGGCAACACGCTGTGGCAATCGGTGAGGACAATCATTATCGCCGACGCCGCAATGGGTGTGGACAATGTTATAGCCGTGGCGGGCGCTGCGCACGGTAATATTACACTGGTCATACTCGGTCTTATAATCAGCATTCCGATCGTCGTTTGGGGGAGCACCTTATTTATCAAGATGATCGAACGGTTCCCATGGATCGTTTATGTAGGCTCCGGGGTGCTCGCGTACACCGCCGCAAAAATGATTACTCATGAGCCCTGGATCGAAAATTTCTTTGCAAAAAGCGACTTGTTCAGATGGTCATTCATGATACTGGTCGTGATCGTCATTGTCGTTGCGGGACTTTGGAGAAACACTGCAAAAAGCCGCAAAATGGCACATGAAAAAAGCAGGGAAACCCATTGA
- a CDS encoding DUF1540 domain-containing protein, whose protein sequence is MPKGVSCSVSNCTYWGQGNNCHADEIMIDVDSHAHDNFKAEFAEENYISEHKDAAKESAGTCCHTFKPKQ, encoded by the coding sequence ATGCCGAAAGGCGTAAGCTGCAGCGTCTCGAACTGCACCTATTGGGGGCAGGGCAACAATTGTCATGCCGATGAGATCATGATTGATGTCGACAGCCATGCGCATGATAATTTCAAAGCTGAGTTTGCCGAGGAGAACTATATCTCGGAGCATAAGGATGCCGCGAAGGAATCCGCCGGCACGTGCTGCCACACGTTTAAGCCGAAACAATGA